The Deinococcus wulumuqiensis R12 genome has a window encoding:
- a CDS encoding S66 family peptidase yields the protein MDKPTFVRPPPLRPGSRVAALSLSAGFVTEVPHRYAAGVRQAAESLGWDIVPAPNAFRGPEYLYAHPEARADDLRWALQNPEIDGMVSIIGGDDSIRLLPYLDPELIRAHPKVFLGYSDSTVTLTQFLKAGVMAYHGPAVLTDLAENGGIHPLTRHGLEQAFGTEPYDLSPAPEWTEAKQVWDEASQPHRREFQPGDGWTWLQGDAPAEGHLLGGCVEILDMLSGTPGELPPALWQGAVMALETSNDVPPPSQVGYWLRNWAAKGVLQGLSGLLLARPRDYSPQMVEQLYVWVRRVLKEAGREDLPVVANVDFGHTSPQLTLPLGARVRLDPAAGRVTVWP from the coding sequence ATGGACAAGCCCACCTTCGTTCGGCCCCCACCTCTGCGCCCCGGCTCCCGCGTGGCGGCCCTGAGCCTCAGCGCGGGCTTCGTCACCGAGGTGCCGCACCGGTACGCGGCGGGGGTGCGGCAGGCCGCCGAATCGCTCGGCTGGGACATCGTGCCCGCGCCCAATGCCTTTCGCGGCCCGGAGTATCTGTACGCGCACCCCGAAGCCCGCGCCGATGATCTGCGCTGGGCGCTGCAAAACCCCGAGATTGACGGCATGGTCAGCATCATCGGCGGGGACGATTCCATCCGGCTGCTGCCTTATCTCGACCCCGAGCTGATTCGGGCGCACCCGAAAGTCTTTCTGGGCTACTCGGACTCCACTGTCACGCTGACGCAGTTTCTGAAAGCGGGCGTGATGGCCTACCACGGCCCCGCCGTCCTGACCGACCTCGCGGAAAACGGCGGCATCCATCCTTTGACCCGGCACGGGCTGGAACAGGCGTTCGGGACTGAGCCTTACGACCTCTCCCCCGCCCCGGAATGGACCGAAGCGAAACAGGTCTGGGACGAAGCCAGCCAACCCCACCGGCGCGAGTTTCAGCCCGGCGACGGCTGGACCTGGCTCCAGGGCGACGCTCCCGCCGAAGGGCACCTGCTCGGCGGCTGCGTCGAGATTCTGGACATGCTCAGCGGCACGCCCGGCGAACTGCCGCCCGCCCTGTGGCAGGGCGCGGTGATGGCGCTGGAAACGAGCAACGACGTGCCGCCGCCCTCTCAGGTGGGCTACTGGCTGCGGAACTGGGCGGCCAAAGGCGTGCTGCAAGGGCTGAGCGGGCTGCTGCTGGCCCGGCCCCGCGACTACTCGCCGCAGATGGTCGAGCAGCTTTACGTCTGGGTGCGCCGCGTGCTGAAAGAAGCGGGCCGCGAAGACCTGCCCGTCGTCGCCAATGTGGATTTCGGGCACACCTCGCCGCAACTCACGCTGCCGCTGGGCGCACGGGTGCGGCTCGACCCGGCGGCGGGACGGGTGACGGTCTGGCCGTAA
- the katA gene encoding catalase encodes MSDENNKGVGTAVQGVGGPRDGRTAPGEQGTTLTTRQGHPVHDNQNSRTVGSRGPMTLENYQFLEKLSHFDRERIPERVVHARGAGAHGVFKATGKVGDEPVSKYTRAKLFQEEGKETPVFVRFSTVGHGIHSPETLRDPRGFAVKFYTEDGNWDMVGNNLKIFFIRDAIKFPDLIHSQKPSPTTNIQSQERIFDFFAGTPEATHMITLLYSPWGIPASYRFMQGSGVNTYKWVNDKGEGVLVKYHWEPVQGVRNLTQAQADEIQATNFNHATQDLHDAIERGDFPKWDLFVQIMEDGEHPELDFDPLDDTKIWPREQFPWRHVGQMTLNRNPENVFAETEQAAFGTGVLVDGLDFSDDKMLQGRTFSYSDTQRYRVGPNYLQLPINAPKKHVATNQRDGQMAYRVDTFEGQDQRVNYEPSVLSGPKEAPRRAPEHTPRVEGNLVRAPIERPNPFGQAGMQYRNFADWERDELVSNLSGALAGVDKRIQDKMLEYFTAADADYGQRVREGIQAKEAEMKGQDKTAPVYGTEASSLY; translated from the coding sequence ATGAGCGACGAAAACAACAAGGGCGTCGGCACGGCGGTGCAGGGCGTGGGCGGTCCCCGCGACGGGCGCACGGCTCCCGGCGAGCAAGGCACCACCCTGACCACCCGCCAGGGCCACCCTGTGCACGACAACCAGAACAGCCGCACCGTGGGCAGCCGTGGCCCGATGACGCTGGAGAACTACCAGTTTCTGGAAAAACTCTCGCACTTCGACCGCGAGCGCATTCCCGAGCGCGTGGTGCACGCCCGTGGCGCCGGGGCACACGGCGTGTTCAAGGCGACGGGCAAGGTCGGCGACGAGCCGGTGAGCAAGTACACCCGCGCCAAGCTGTTTCAGGAAGAAGGCAAGGAAACGCCCGTCTTCGTGCGCTTTTCCACCGTCGGTCACGGCATCCACTCGCCCGAAACGCTGCGTGACCCGCGCGGCTTCGCCGTCAAGTTCTACACCGAAGACGGCAACTGGGACATGGTGGGCAACAACCTCAAAATCTTCTTCATTCGCGACGCCATCAAGTTCCCCGACCTGATTCACAGCCAGAAGCCCAGCCCGACGACCAACATCCAGAGCCAGGAGCGCATCTTCGACTTCTTCGCGGGCACGCCCGAAGCGACCCACATGATTACCCTGCTGTACTCGCCCTGGGGCATCCCGGCGAGCTACCGCTTCATGCAGGGCAGCGGCGTAAATACCTACAAGTGGGTCAACGACAAGGGCGAAGGCGTGCTGGTCAAGTACCACTGGGAACCCGTGCAGGGCGTGCGCAACCTGACGCAGGCGCAGGCCGACGAAATCCAGGCGACCAACTTCAACCACGCCACCCAGGACCTGCACGACGCCATCGAGCGCGGCGACTTCCCCAAGTGGGACCTGTTCGTGCAGATCATGGAAGACGGCGAGCACCCCGAACTCGACTTCGACCCGCTCGACGACACCAAAATCTGGCCCCGCGAGCAGTTCCCCTGGCGGCACGTGGGCCAGATGACCCTGAACCGCAACCCCGAAAACGTGTTCGCCGAAACCGAGCAGGCCGCCTTCGGCACGGGCGTGCTGGTGGACGGACTGGACTTCAGCGACGACAAGATGCTCCAGGGCCGCACCTTCTCCTACTCCGACACCCAGCGCTACCGCGTCGGCCCCAACTACCTGCAACTGCCCATCAACGCGCCCAAAAAGCACGTCGCCACCAACCAGCGCGACGGGCAGATGGCCTACCGCGTGGACACCTTCGAGGGTCAGGACCAGCGTGTGAACTACGAGCCGAGCGTGCTGAGCGGCCCCAAGGAAGCGCCTCGCCGCGCCCCCGAGCACACCCCCCGCGTGGAAGGCAACCTCGTGCGCGCGCCCATCGAGCGCCCCAACCCCTTCGGGCAGGCCGGGATGCAGTACCGCAACTTCGCCGACTGGGAGCGTGACGAACTGGTGAGCAACCTCTCCGGCGCTCTGGCGGGCGTGGACAAGCGTATTCAGGACAAGATGCTCGAATACTTCACCGCCGCCGACGCCGACTACGGCCAGCGCGTGCGCGAGGGCATTCAGGCCAAGGAAGCCGAGATGAAGGGCCAGGACAAGACCGCGCCCGTCTACGGCACCGAGGCGAGCAGCCTGTACTGA
- a CDS encoding NYN domain-containing protein codes for MERIGLFIDGANVYAAAKRLGWNFDHRKILEHFAGMGALYNAFYYTAVPAQIDDKQKRFVDALTYMGYTVRTRPLRENTDEHGDTSRRASLDIELVTDLLTTESRYDVAVLLSGDGDFERPVEVLRARGKRVIVASIPEMTSYELRNAADEYVDLASIREQVERPGYRLPSEGQRSEGQRSEGRFQDRELRASFYGAGAGGVGDDR; via the coding sequence ATGGAACGTATTGGACTTTTTATTGACGGCGCCAACGTCTACGCGGCGGCCAAGCGGCTGGGGTGGAACTTCGACCACCGCAAGATTCTCGAACATTTCGCGGGAATGGGCGCCCTCTACAACGCCTTTTATTACACCGCCGTGCCCGCGCAGATTGACGACAAGCAAAAGCGCTTCGTGGACGCGCTGACCTACATGGGCTACACCGTCCGCACCCGCCCGCTGCGCGAAAACACCGACGAACACGGCGACACCTCGCGCCGCGCCAGCCTCGACATCGAACTCGTGACCGACCTGCTGACCACCGAAAGCCGCTACGACGTGGCGGTGCTGCTCTCCGGCGACGGCGACTTCGAGCGGCCCGTCGAGGTGCTGCGGGCACGCGGCAAACGGGTCATCGTGGCGAGCATTCCCGAAATGACCAGCTACGAGCTGCGCAACGCCGCCGACGAGTACGTGGACCTCGCCAGCATCCGCGAGCAGGTGGAGCGCCCCGGCTACCGCCTGCCGAGCGAGGGCCAGCGCAGCGAGGGGCAACGCAGCGAGGGCCGCTTCCAGGACCGCGAGCTGCGGGCGTCCTTCTACGGGGCCGGAGCGGGCGGGGTGGGCGATGACCGCTGA
- the plsX gene encoding phosphate acyltransferase PlsX: protein MTAEAPPTAQTQVTAQAPAPKAAGRLPVALDAVGGDHGAAPNVDGAVQAARSGVSVLLVGDRVKLHAELGKHEGSSRLPIEVVDAPDVIGMEEHASDVRSRTGASINVCTRLVKEGRAAAAVSMGHSGATMASALLTLGRIRGVDRPAILTHLPAQGGFTTLLDAGANADVKAAYLAQWARLATVYLRVLEDREDPTVGLLSIGEEDHKGSALVVEAHGLLRALHGQGINFYGNVEGRDIFRSTTDIVVTDGFTGNVVLKLAEGEAKVLLGWVKEALNSNVKSKLGGLLVRDSLRGLAERMDPSTYGASILIGVRGLAFIGHGSADARAVKNAVLRAARAHEANLVQRLEAAFQAST from the coding sequence ATGACCGCTGAGGCCCCGCCGACCGCCCAGACTCAGGTAACGGCCCAGGCCCCGGCGCCCAAGGCGGCGGGCCGCCTGCCGGTCGCGCTCGACGCGGTGGGGGGCGACCACGGCGCGGCGCCCAACGTGGACGGCGCGGTGCAGGCCGCCCGCAGCGGGGTGTCGGTGCTGCTCGTGGGAGACCGGGTCAAACTGCACGCCGAACTCGGCAAGCACGAGGGCAGCAGCCGCCTGCCCATCGAGGTGGTGGACGCCCCCGACGTGATCGGCATGGAAGAACACGCCAGCGACGTGCGCAGCCGCACCGGGGCGAGCATCAACGTCTGCACCCGGCTGGTCAAGGAAGGCCGCGCCGCCGCCGCCGTCAGCATGGGCCACTCGGGGGCCACGATGGCCTCGGCGCTGCTCACCCTGGGGCGCATTAGGGGCGTGGACCGCCCCGCCATCCTGACCCACCTGCCCGCGCAGGGCGGCTTTACCACGCTGCTCGACGCCGGGGCCAACGCCGACGTGAAGGCCGCGTATCTCGCGCAGTGGGCGCGGCTGGCGACGGTGTACCTGCGCGTGCTCGAAGACCGCGAAGACCCCACCGTGGGCCTGCTGTCCATCGGGGAAGAGGACCACAAGGGAAGCGCTCTGGTGGTGGAGGCGCATGGCCTGCTGCGGGCGCTGCACGGCCAGGGCATCAACTTCTACGGCAACGTGGAGGGCCGCGACATCTTCCGGTCCACCACCGACATCGTGGTGACCGACGGCTTTACCGGCAACGTGGTGCTCAAGCTCGCCGAGGGCGAGGCCAAAGTGCTGCTCGGCTGGGTCAAGGAAGCGCTGAACAGCAATGTCAAGAGCAAGCTCGGCGGCCTGCTGGTGCGCGACTCGCTGCGTGGCCTGGCCGAGCGGATGGACCCCAGCACCTACGGAGCGAGCATCCTGATCGGGGTGCGCGGCCTCGCCTTTATCGGCCACGGCAGCGCCGACGCCCGCGCCGTCAAAAACGCCGTGCTGCGGGCCGCCCGCGCCCACGAAGCCAACCTCGTGCAGCGGCTGGAAGCGGCGTTTCAGGCAAGCACTTGA
- a CDS encoding mechanosensitive ion channel family protein, which produces MFDALTIQLAKPQVWVGLALTLVVAYALYRLGRTLLRGLERYQHPRLTALLKGLLLLSVVVGWLASATHIVYLPDVPFLFDLGADIREGFRNSAGKVVVVLAMAMIAWNLVGTATGRIVVEDEFNRRSVRVQTLKGVTDSTLKVIIVVVSAIAMLQTLGVNATSLLAGVSILGVAVGFGAQSLVRDVFTGFFILLEDQYGVGDVIAVGTGQLSGTVERLNLRVTALRALDGTVHIIPNGQIQTVSVSSKDWSRVVATVDVTYNADVDEALRVLDAVSQELYRDPAWDDHFLDAPEIQGVTALAPDGVTLRALFKVLPKSQYALGREFNRRIKIAMDQAGIEIPSPQRSVTFASGPLEVKLARPGEGAQVPAPAPAPVTGQDRTRPPVPPSFSRDAEEDER; this is translated from the coding sequence ATGTTCGATGCTCTGACGATTCAACTCGCCAAGCCGCAGGTGTGGGTGGGTCTGGCGCTGACCCTGGTGGTCGCCTACGCGCTCTACCGACTGGGGCGCACGCTGCTGCGGGGGCTGGAAAGGTACCAGCACCCCCGGCTCACCGCCCTGCTCAAAGGGCTGTTGCTGCTCAGCGTCGTGGTGGGCTGGTTGGCGAGCGCCACGCACATCGTCTACCTGCCGGACGTGCCCTTTCTCTTCGACCTCGGCGCCGATATCCGCGAGGGCTTTCGCAACAGCGCGGGCAAGGTGGTGGTCGTGCTGGCGATGGCGATGATCGCCTGGAACCTCGTCGGCACCGCCACCGGGCGCATCGTGGTGGAAGACGAGTTCAACCGCCGCAGCGTGCGGGTGCAGACCCTCAAGGGCGTGACCGATTCGACCCTCAAGGTCATCATCGTGGTGGTCAGCGCCATCGCAATGCTTCAGACGCTCGGGGTCAACGCGACCTCGCTGCTCGCCGGGGTGTCTATCCTGGGCGTGGCGGTGGGGTTCGGGGCGCAGAGTCTGGTGCGCGACGTGTTCACCGGCTTTTTTATCCTGCTTGAGGACCAGTACGGCGTGGGCGACGTGATCGCCGTGGGCACCGGGCAGCTCTCCGGCACGGTGGAGCGGCTGAACCTGCGCGTCACGGCGCTGCGGGCGCTCGACGGTACCGTGCATATCATTCCCAACGGCCAGATCCAGACGGTCAGCGTGAGCAGCAAGGACTGGTCGCGGGTGGTGGCGACGGTGGACGTGACCTACAACGCCGACGTGGACGAGGCGCTCAGGGTGCTCGACGCTGTGAGCCAGGAACTCTACCGCGACCCCGCGTGGGACGACCATTTCCTCGATGCGCCCGAGATTCAGGGGGTCACGGCCCTCGCGCCCGACGGCGTCACGCTGCGGGCGCTGTTCAAGGTGCTGCCCAAAAGCCAGTACGCCCTGGGCCGTGAGTTCAACCGCCGCATCAAGATCGCGATGGACCAGGCCGGTATCGAGATTCCTTCGCCCCAGCGCAGCGTGACCTTCGCCTCCGGTCCGCTGGAGGTCAAGCTGGCGCGTCCGGGCGAGGGGGCGCAGGTGCCCGCTCCGGCTCCGGCCCCGGTCACCGGGCAAGACCGCACCCGGCCCCCGGTGCCGCCCAGCTTCAGCCGGGACGCCGAGGAAGATGAACGTTAG
- a CDS encoding YIP1 family protein — MTRPPLSPFTAPTRISDMFAQSAAVLARPAPSTFERFERRGGTGQALLYVLLAAAVSGVIAALFSVFHSDVTFFGQLFSRLIGIPAQFLVFTGAVYLIGRFLFGGTGRYSEVAYTFALFFVPLSIVGTLIGIVPVLGWLVQNVVIALALAFFGFLAVQSSMNLRSPVGAGVTLVLSALAYGTVGALLLGLLLGR; from the coding sequence ATGACCCGTCCTCCTCTTTCCCCCTTCACGGCCCCCACCCGGATTTCGGACATGTTCGCGCAGAGTGCGGCGGTACTTGCCCGCCCGGCCCCCAGCACCTTCGAGCGGTTCGAGCGTCGGGGCGGGACCGGGCAGGCGCTGCTCTACGTTCTGCTCGCCGCCGCCGTCTCCGGCGTGATCGCCGCGCTGTTTTCGGTCTTTCACAGCGACGTGACCTTTTTCGGCCAGCTGTTCTCGCGCCTGATCGGGATTCCCGCGCAGTTTCTGGTCTTTACCGGCGCGGTGTACCTCATCGGCCGCTTTCTCTTCGGCGGCACGGGCCGGTACTCGGAAGTCGCCTACACCTTCGCCCTGTTCTTCGTGCCGCTGAGCATCGTGGGCACCCTCATCGGCATCGTGCCGGTGCTGGGCTGGCTCGTGCAGAACGTGGTCATCGCTCTGGCGCTGGCCTTCTTCGGGTTTCTGGCGGTGCAGTCGAGCATGAACCTGCGTAGCCCGGTGGGCGCCGGGGTGACGCTGGTGCTCTCGGCCCTGGCGTACGGCACCGTCGGGGCGCTGCTGCTCGGTTTGCTGCTGGGACGGTAG
- a CDS encoding transglutaminase family protein, producing the protein MRCEIRHTTEYRYPKPAWDSFNEVRLHPVQEVRQTLRSFHLSVTPEAEITSHKDYFGALVHHVHVHEPHTELRIEAQAIVDTHAVTLPLAAPMSVLEGARAANIEFLVPSPRVPAGDWPEIFEVRRPAPDDDLPGFLSDLNTGLHRRFTYDTKATAVSTPLAEFARHGRGVCQDFTHAMLGILRQLGIPARYVSGYLYSGGEMLGAEATHAWVEALIPGYGWLGYDPTNNCLANEKHIKIAHGREYSDVSPVRGTYYGGGQGKLEVAVHVYGEQ; encoded by the coding sequence ATGCGCTGTGAAATCCGACACACCACCGAGTACCGTTATCCCAAGCCCGCCTGGGATTCGTTCAACGAGGTCCGCCTGCACCCGGTGCAGGAGGTCCGGCAGACGCTGCGCTCCTTTCACCTGAGCGTGACGCCGGAAGCCGAAATCACGTCCCACAAGGACTATTTCGGGGCGCTGGTCCACCATGTCCACGTCCACGAGCCGCACACCGAGTTGCGCATCGAGGCGCAGGCCATCGTGGACACCCACGCGGTCACGTTGCCGCTTGCGGCCCCCATGAGCGTGCTGGAAGGGGCACGCGCAGCGAACATCGAGTTTCTGGTGCCCTCTCCCCGCGTGCCTGCCGGGGACTGGCCGGAGATCTTCGAGGTGCGCCGCCCGGCGCCGGACGACGACCTGCCGGGCTTTCTGAGCGACCTCAACACCGGGCTGCACCGCCGCTTTACCTACGACACCAAGGCCACTGCCGTCAGCACCCCACTGGCCGAGTTCGCGCGGCACGGGCGCGGCGTGTGCCAGGACTTTACCCACGCCATGCTGGGCATCCTGCGGCAGCTCGGCATTCCGGCCCGCTACGTCAGCGGCTACCTCTACAGCGGCGGCGAAATGCTGGGCGCCGAGGCCACCCACGCCTGGGTGGAGGCGCTGATTCCGGGCTACGGCTGGCTGGGCTACGACCCCACCAACAACTGCCTCGCGAACGAAAAACACATCAAAATCGCTCACGGCCGCGAGTACAGCGACGTGTCCCCCGTGCGCGGCACCTACTACGGCGGCGGGCAGGGCAAGCTGGAAGTGGCGGTCCACGTGTACGGCGAGCAGTAA
- a CDS encoding rhomboid family intramembrane serine protease, whose translation MTRPPPPRPFPPQPPSPLAPGRPHLKGAAGLTAGLIALLWGQEVADQFLFGTRLDGYGIVPRQAGSFWHVFTAPFLHDGFAHLIANTVPLAVLAFMTAVRSVSRFLVATFLIVLIGGGLVWLFGRGGSVHLGASELVFGYLAYLLGVGWWERTPVAVVVAVIAFALYGGVLWGVLPGNPAVSWEAHLFGFVGGLIAAAVLHRTPKPGRARRGG comes from the coding sequence ATGACGCGCCCGCCTCCCCCGCGCCCTTTTCCTCCACAGCCCCCCTCGCCCCTGGCCCCCGGACGTCCTCACCTGAAGGGAGCGGCGGGCCTGACGGCAGGTCTGATCGCCCTGCTCTGGGGGCAGGAGGTGGCCGACCAGTTTCTCTTCGGCACCCGGCTGGACGGCTACGGCATCGTGCCGCGTCAGGCGGGCAGTTTCTGGCACGTGTTCACCGCGCCCTTCCTGCACGACGGCTTCGCGCACCTGATCGCCAACACGGTGCCGCTGGCGGTGCTGGCCTTCATGACCGCCGTGCGCTCGGTGAGCCGGTTTCTGGTCGCCACCTTTTTGATCGTCCTGATCGGCGGCGGGCTGGTGTGGCTGTTCGGGCGCGGGGGCAGCGTACACCTGGGGGCGAGCGAACTGGTGTTCGGCTACCTCGCCTACCTGCTCGGCGTGGGGTGGTGGGAGCGCACGCCGGTCGCCGTCGTGGTGGCCGTGATCGCCTTCGCCCTGTACGGCGGCGTGCTGTGGGGCGTGCTGCCGGGCAACCCCGCCGTGTCCTGGGAAGCGCACCTCTTCGGCTTCGTGGGCGGGCTGATCGCGGCGGCCGTGCTGCACCGCACCCCCAAACCGGGCCGGGCGCGGCGCGGGGGATGA
- the truD gene encoding tRNA pseudouridine(13) synthase TruD, whose product MSLIFDWSALRERTTFPGTGGRLRAEPADFQVQEVPAYLPGGSGDFLYLHIEKTGHTTAHVVRELCAQLGVRDRDVGVAGLKDRHAVTTQWLSLPGKVEPRLGEFSLPGVRILDTSRHSNKLGLGHLHGNRFVVRVRGAPGTAEQAGETLAALAEHGVPNYFGPQRFGLGGLNAEEGLRVLRGESELRDPRVRRFLTSSVQSAVFNALVSLRLERGAFDRLLTGDMAKKHDTGGVFLVEDAQVETPRAQRGEVSATGTLFGRKVRPLTADAGALETEALSLFGLTPQVFASRKGDRRLIRVFPAGTEVRPEDDGYVLAFTLPKGSFATSVLREVMKTEVDTSGPDDEAGPAEGTPAEGATEDHE is encoded by the coding sequence ATGAGTCTCATCTTCGACTGGTCGGCGCTGCGCGAGCGGACGACGTTTCCCGGCACGGGCGGGCGCCTGCGTGCCGAACCCGCCGACTTTCAGGTGCAGGAGGTGCCCGCTTACCTGCCCGGCGGCAGCGGCGACTTTCTGTACCTTCACATAGAAAAGACCGGGCACACCACCGCCCATGTGGTCCGCGAGTTGTGCGCCCAGCTCGGCGTGCGTGACCGCGACGTGGGGGTGGCCGGACTCAAGGACCGCCACGCCGTGACCACCCAGTGGCTGAGCCTGCCCGGCAAGGTCGAGCCGCGCCTGGGGGAATTCTCGCTGCCCGGCGTGCGGATTCTGGACACGTCGCGCCACAGCAACAAGCTCGGCCTGGGGCATCTGCACGGCAATCGCTTCGTGGTGCGGGTGCGCGGGGCGCCGGGCACGGCGGAACAGGCCGGGGAGACGCTGGCGGCGCTGGCCGAACACGGGGTGCCCAACTATTTCGGCCCCCAGCGCTTCGGCCTGGGCGGACTCAATGCCGAGGAAGGCCTGCGGGTGCTGCGCGGCGAGTCGGAGCTGCGTGACCCCCGCGTGCGCCGCTTCCTGACAAGCAGCGTGCAGAGCGCGGTGTTCAACGCCCTGGTCAGTCTGCGGCTGGAACGCGGCGCCTTTGACCGGCTGCTGACCGGCGACATGGCGAAAAAACATGACACCGGCGGCGTCTTTCTGGTCGAGGACGCGCAGGTCGAAACCCCCCGGGCGCAGCGAGGCGAGGTGAGTGCCACCGGCACCCTGTTCGGACGCAAGGTCAGGCCACTCACCGCCGACGCGGGCGCGCTGGAAACCGAAGCCCTTTCCCTTTTCGGCCTGACCCCGCAGGTCTTCGCCTCGCGCAAGGGCGACCGCCGCCTGATTCGGGTGTTTCCCGCCGGCACCGAGGTGCGCCCCGAGGACGACGGCTACGTGCTGGCCTTCACCCTTCCCAAGGGCAGTTTCGCCACCAGTGTCCTGCGCGAGGTGATGAAGACCGAGGTGGACACCAGCGGCCCGGACGACGAAGCTGGCCCGGCAGAAGGTACTCCGGCAGAAGGCGCGACGGAGGACCACGAGTGA